One stretch of Dyella jiangningensis DNA includes these proteins:
- the prfA gene encoding peptide chain release factor 1 produces the protein MTPSIRRKLETLAERHEEIGLLLGQPDVLADNNRFRELSREYAQLEPVTASLRERDQAERELVETRAMLDDPELRDMAQDDVVRLEQRLIELDDELQILLLPKDPRDEANLFLEVRAGTGGDEAAIFAGDLFRMYTRYAERRRWHVEVLSENPGEHGGYKEIVARVEGKGAYSRLKFESGTHRVQRVPETESQGRIHTSAATVAILPEMDEIDDIEINPADLKTDTFRASGAGGQHVNKTDSAIRITHLPTGIVVECQDERSQHKNRARALSLLKARLLDEQRSKQAAAQAESRRLQVGSGDRSQRIRTYNFPQGRITDHRVNLTLYRLPEVLQGDLDELVDTLTREHQADELKALTAG, from the coding sequence ATGACGCCATCCATCCGCCGCAAGCTCGAAACCCTCGCCGAACGCCACGAAGAAATCGGCCTGCTGCTCGGCCAGCCCGACGTGCTCGCCGACAACAACCGCTTCCGCGAACTGTCGCGCGAATACGCGCAGTTGGAACCGGTCACCGCATCGCTGCGCGAGCGCGACCAGGCCGAGCGCGAGCTGGTCGAAACCCGCGCCATGCTGGACGACCCCGAACTGCGCGACATGGCGCAGGACGACGTGGTCCGGCTTGAACAACGCTTGATCGAGCTCGACGACGAGCTGCAGATCCTGCTGCTGCCCAAGGATCCGCGCGACGAGGCCAACCTGTTCCTCGAAGTGCGCGCCGGCACCGGCGGCGACGAGGCGGCGATCTTCGCCGGCGACCTGTTCCGCATGTACACGCGCTACGCCGAACGCCGCCGCTGGCACGTCGAAGTGCTCAGCGAGAACCCTGGCGAGCATGGCGGCTACAAGGAAATCGTGGCGCGCGTCGAGGGCAAGGGCGCGTATTCGCGGCTGAAGTTCGAGTCGGGCACGCATCGCGTGCAGCGCGTGCCGGAAACCGAATCGCAGGGCCGCATCCATACCTCGGCGGCCACCGTGGCGATCCTGCCCGAGATGGACGAGATCGACGACATCGAGATCAATCCGGCGGACCTCAAGACCGACACGTTCCGCGCCTCCGGCGCCGGCGGCCAGCACGTCAACAAGACCGACTCGGCCATCCGTATTACCCACCTGCCCACCGGCATCGTGGTGGAGTGCCAGGACGAGCGCAGCCAGCACAAGAACCGTGCCCGCGCATTGAGCCTGTTGAAGGCGCGCCTGCTCGACGAGCAGCGCAGCAAGCAGGCCGCCGCGCAAGCCGAATCGCGCCGCCTGCAGGTGGGCTCGGGCGACCGCAGTCAGCGCATCCGCACCTACAACTTCCCGCAGGGCCGCATCACCGACCACCGCGTCAACCTCACCCTGTATCGCCTGCCCGAAGTGCTGCAGGGCGACCTGGACGAACTGGTCGATACGCTGACGCGCGAGCACCAGGCCGACGAGCTCAAGGCTCTCACCGCCGGCTGA
- the hemA gene encoding glutamyl-tRNA reductase has protein sequence MTLIALGLNHLTAPVNLREQVAFDADSTGAALEALSREPGVEEALILSTCNRTELYVSVAAGAEGVPQAWLSRHHQLTAGRLDEFLYRHDEDAAVRHMFRVATGLDSMVLGEPQILGQVKDAYQQARDARVLRAPMERLLQHTFAVAKRVRTDTRIGAHTVSVAFTAVRLAEQAFTDLRQACVLLIGAGDTIELAARHLADKQVRRLIVANRTLENAQELASRHGGYAVSLADLPQHLAEADIVISSTAARQPVVTHAMVEKAIATRRRKPMFMVDIAVPRDIEASVGELDDVFLYGIDDLRQVIDDNRRLREAAAREADAIIDLQVERYMAWRRALTVRNPAVDLRLHAEVYRDEVLEKARAMIARGKSPDEALAFLANTLTNKLLHHPSARLREAALSGDMDLLHAAGRLYGIVEKPEVSEE, from the coding sequence ATGACGCTGATCGCCTTAGGGCTCAACCACCTCACTGCGCCGGTCAACCTGCGCGAGCAAGTGGCATTCGATGCGGATTCCACCGGGGCCGCCCTGGAGGCGCTTTCGCGCGAACCCGGGGTGGAGGAAGCCCTGATCCTCTCCACCTGCAACCGTACGGAGCTCTACGTGAGCGTCGCGGCCGGGGCGGAGGGCGTTCCACAGGCGTGGCTCAGCCGTCACCATCAACTGACTGCGGGCAGGCTGGACGAGTTCCTGTATCGCCACGATGAAGACGCCGCCGTGCGTCACATGTTCCGCGTGGCGACCGGGCTGGACTCCATGGTGCTGGGCGAGCCGCAGATCCTCGGGCAGGTGAAGGACGCCTACCAGCAGGCACGCGATGCCCGCGTGCTGCGCGCGCCGATGGAGCGCCTGCTGCAGCACACCTTCGCCGTCGCCAAGCGCGTGCGCACGGACACCCGCATCGGCGCGCACACCGTTTCCGTGGCGTTTACTGCCGTACGCCTGGCCGAGCAGGCCTTTACCGACCTGCGCCAGGCCTGCGTGCTGCTGATCGGCGCAGGCGACACCATCGAACTGGCCGCACGACACCTCGCCGACAAACAGGTGCGGCGCCTGATCGTCGCCAACCGCACGCTGGAAAATGCCCAGGAACTCGCCAGCCGCCATGGCGGCTATGCGGTCTCGCTGGCCGACCTGCCCCAGCATCTCGCCGAGGCGGACATCGTCATCAGCTCCACCGCGGCGCGGCAACCGGTCGTCACGCACGCGATGGTCGAGAAGGCCATCGCCACGCGTCGGCGCAAGCCGATGTTCATGGTGGACATCGCGGTGCCGCGCGACATCGAAGCCTCCGTGGGCGAGCTCGACGACGTGTTCCTCTACGGCATCGACGACCTGCGCCAGGTGATCGATGACAACCGTCGCCTGCGCGAAGCCGCGGCGCGTGAGGCCGACGCCATCATCGACCTGCAGGTCGAGCGTTACATGGCATGGCGCCGTGCGCTCACCGTGCGCAATCCGGCGGTGGACCTGCGCCTGCACGCCGAGGTCTATCGCGACGAAGTGCTGGAAAAGGCGCGCGCCATGATCGCCCGCGGCAAGTCGCCGGACGAGGCGCTGGCCTTCCTCGCCAACACGCTGACCAACAAGCTGCTGCATCACCCGAGCGCCCGCCTGCGCGAGGCGGCGCTGAGCGGCGACATGGACCTGCTGCATGCCGCCGGTCGTCTCTATGGCATCGTGGAAAAGCCGGAAGTGAGCGAAGAGTAG
- a CDS encoding tetratricopeptide repeat protein — MTDLFTPPATVFAQQIVAQIERGDFAGAEQAAIDARAHYPDHAELARLHGVALLQLHRPADAVAMLEEAAQMDPQSVEVQCNLGSAQVANGDADNAIERLRAALRMAPGHPAVLLTLGNALMAAARFQNARDSYAMATHGAPAHPGIRLNLAGAELELGNVDQARLHADEALQLHPRFDAAHAMRGRILLSQGQADEAGESWLLAERLSPRNHEYPFAAGQAMEDAGKLEAATKAYERALALHPDNGPVLGQLLFLRRRLCDWHDLDDLSARLQQAIAEGASPVSPFVMLSEDVDAELQLRCAKTYADGVEQQAAPLRKQQAFTHAKPAPDAAARVGFVADGFNDHATGLLVVAMLEALADDEDLELHLFATTADDGGAIRRRLATATTLHDVSALNHAQVAQRIHDTGVEILFDLNGYSGRDNAELFALRPAPIQVNWLAYPGSTGAPWMDYLLADKTVLPDSLRATVSEKLIRLPRCYQPNDNTRVVAQPPSRAECGLPDQGTVFACFNSSYKLNPAAFARLMLVLEQVPDSVLWLLSGPEGADDRLRAAAGAAGIAPERLVFLPRLPHAEYLSRYVHADLFLDTLPYNAHTTASDALWAGCPVLTCTGRTFAGRVATSLLLQLGLPELACEDEESFIAMATQLGNDREALVTLRQHLSQQRTQSPLFDMQGYASDFKRAVQAMSARYRIGRKPVDLDLP; from the coding sequence ATGACTGATCTCTTTACCCCTCCCGCGACCGTCTTTGCCCAGCAGATCGTCGCGCAGATCGAACGCGGCGACTTCGCCGGTGCCGAACAGGCCGCCATCGACGCCCGCGCCCACTATCCCGACCATGCCGAGCTGGCGCGCCTGCACGGTGTCGCCCTGTTGCAGCTGCATCGCCCGGCCGACGCCGTCGCGATGCTCGAAGAAGCCGCGCAGATGGACCCGCAGAGCGTCGAGGTGCAATGCAACCTCGGCAGCGCCCAGGTGGCCAATGGCGATGCCGACAACGCCATCGAGCGACTGCGTGCCGCGCTGCGCATGGCGCCCGGTCACCCGGCGGTGCTGCTGACGCTGGGCAACGCGCTGATGGCCGCCGCGCGCTTCCAGAATGCGCGCGACTCGTATGCCATGGCGACCCATGGTGCCCCGGCCCATCCGGGCATCCGCCTCAACCTGGCCGGCGCCGAACTCGAACTGGGCAACGTCGACCAGGCGAGACTGCATGCGGACGAAGCGCTGCAGCTGCATCCGCGCTTCGATGCCGCCCACGCGATGCGCGGACGCATCCTATTGAGCCAGGGCCAGGCCGACGAAGCCGGCGAATCGTGGCTGCTGGCCGAGCGTCTGTCGCCCCGCAATCACGAATATCCCTTCGCCGCCGGCCAGGCGATGGAAGACGCCGGCAAGCTGGAGGCGGCCACCAAGGCCTATGAGCGCGCGCTTGCGCTGCATCCGGACAATGGCCCGGTGCTCGGGCAACTGCTGTTCCTGCGCCGGCGGCTGTGCGACTGGCACGACCTGGACGACCTGAGCGCCCGGCTGCAGCAGGCCATCGCAGAAGGTGCTTCGCCGGTGAGTCCGTTCGTCATGCTGTCGGAGGATGTCGACGCCGAACTGCAACTGCGCTGCGCGAAGACTTATGCCGACGGCGTGGAGCAGCAGGCCGCGCCGTTGCGCAAGCAGCAGGCCTTCACGCACGCCAAGCCCGCACCGGATGCCGCGGCGCGTGTCGGCTTCGTCGCCGACGGCTTCAACGATCACGCGACCGGTCTGCTCGTGGTGGCGATGCTCGAAGCGCTGGCCGACGACGAGGACCTGGAACTGCACCTGTTCGCGACCACCGCGGATGACGGCGGCGCCATCCGCCGCCGCCTCGCGACGGCCACCACGCTGCACGACGTGTCCGCGCTCAATCACGCGCAGGTCGCGCAGCGCATCCACGACACCGGCGTCGAGATCCTGTTCGATCTCAATGGCTATTCCGGACGCGACAACGCCGAACTGTTCGCGCTGCGTCCCGCGCCGATCCAGGTGAACTGGCTGGCCTATCCCGGCAGCACCGGCGCGCCATGGATGGACTATCTGCTCGCCGACAAGACCGTGCTGCCCGACAGCCTGCGCGCCACGGTGAGCGAAAAACTGATCCGCCTGCCCCGTTGCTACCAGCCCAACGACAACACCCGCGTGGTGGCGCAGCCGCCTTCGCGCGCCGAGTGCGGGCTGCCCGACCAGGGCACCGTGTTCGCATGCTTCAACAGCAGCTACAAGCTGAACCCGGCGGCCTTCGCCCGCCTGATGCTGGTGCTGGAGCAAGTTCCCGACAGCGTGTTGTGGCTGCTCAGCGGCCCCGAAGGCGCCGACGACCGGCTGCGCGCCGCGGCGGGTGCCGCGGGCATCGCACCCGAGCGCCTGGTGTTCCTGCCGCGCCTGCCGCATGCGGAATATCTCTCGCGCTATGTGCATGCCGATCTTTTCCTCGACACGCTGCCATACAACGCCCACACCACCGCGTCCGACGCGCTATGGGCCGGCTGTCCGGTGCTGACCTGCACCGGCCGCACCTTCGCCGGCCGCGTCGCGACCAGCCTGTTGCTGCAGCTGGGCCTGCCGGAACTGGCATGCGAGGACGAGGAATCCTTCATCGCCATGGCCACGCAGCTGGGCAACGATCGCGAGGCGCTCGTCACACTGCGCCAGCACCTGTCGCAGCAGCGCACGCAAAGCCCGTTGTTCGACATGCAGGGCTATGCCAGCGACTTCAAGCGTGCGGTGCAGGCCATGAGTGCGCGGTACCGGATCGGCCGCAAGCCGGTGGATCTGGACCTGCCGTAA